From one Luteipulveratus mongoliensis genomic stretch:
- the lnt gene encoding apolipoprotein N-acyltransferase yields MLRRTALAVASGLCLFLALPTINLWPLAFVGVAGLALATVGVSARAGLGLGMLTGLGCFAPALHWSGVYVGAVPWLALSITEAVYVAFLGLACAVVQSRRVRPWAVACLWVAQEWLRGSVPFGGFPWARLAFSQADSTLMHLASVAGAPGITFVVALIGGWLAIGVARVHGSRRQRPVPVRQLLAIAATLLVAWVWPVATGGRAITVAGIQGNVPQAGLDFNSQRRAVLDNHVRLTRQLATDVRAGRTPQPDIVIWPENSSDIDPLRNPDAASEITAAVADIRAPTMVGAVLQEPSPKVSNATLLYVPGRGVIDRYVKQHPVPFAEYIPYRSFFRIFSKKVDLVTKDFVQGDRVGLFSVPTREGTVKVGPVICFEVAYDGLTREPVQRGAQLLAVQTNNATFGRTAESEQQLAISRLRAIEHGRSVVHISTVGVSGLITPDGVVHDRSSLFTRKALVGQVPLRSGMTLADRWGQAPELIVCAVAALLLFRAARRRRDDKVRARPATAPPADPNLQPHREKDVHDRL; encoded by the coding sequence GTGCTGCGTCGGACTGCTCTCGCCGTGGCCTCAGGGCTGTGCCTCTTCCTCGCCCTTCCCACGATCAACCTCTGGCCGCTGGCGTTCGTCGGCGTGGCCGGTCTCGCCCTCGCAACGGTCGGAGTCTCCGCGCGCGCCGGCCTCGGACTCGGCATGCTCACCGGTCTCGGATGCTTCGCGCCGGCCCTGCACTGGAGCGGTGTCTACGTCGGCGCGGTGCCCTGGCTGGCACTCAGCATCACCGAGGCGGTCTACGTCGCCTTCCTCGGTCTGGCCTGTGCGGTGGTCCAGAGCCGCAGGGTTCGGCCGTGGGCGGTGGCCTGCCTGTGGGTCGCCCAGGAGTGGTTGCGGGGGAGTGTGCCGTTCGGCGGTTTCCCCTGGGCCCGTCTCGCCTTCTCCCAGGCCGACTCGACACTGATGCACCTGGCGTCCGTGGCCGGAGCACCCGGCATCACGTTCGTGGTGGCGCTCATCGGCGGCTGGCTGGCCATCGGTGTCGCCCGGGTGCACGGCTCCCGCCGGCAGCGTCCCGTGCCCGTACGTCAGCTCCTGGCCATCGCAGCGACCCTTCTGGTCGCCTGGGTGTGGCCGGTGGCGACAGGTGGTCGGGCGATCACCGTCGCGGGCATCCAGGGCAACGTCCCGCAGGCCGGGCTCGACTTCAACTCCCAGCGACGGGCGGTGCTGGACAACCACGTCCGGCTGACCCGACAGCTCGCAACCGACGTACGAGCCGGGCGGACCCCGCAGCCGGACATCGTCATCTGGCCGGAGAACTCCTCCGACATCGACCCGTTGCGCAATCCGGACGCCGCGAGTGAGATCACCGCGGCGGTCGCCGACATCCGAGCGCCGACGATGGTCGGGGCGGTGCTGCAGGAACCCTCGCCCAAGGTCTCCAACGCCACCCTGCTCTACGTGCCGGGTCGAGGTGTCATCGACCGCTACGTGAAGCAGCACCCCGTGCCGTTCGCCGAGTACATCCCGTACCGATCCTTCTTCCGCATCTTCAGCAAGAAGGTCGACCTGGTCACCAAGGACTTCGTGCAGGGCGACCGTGTCGGGCTGTTCTCGGTGCCGACGCGTGAGGGCACGGTCAAGGTGGGTCCGGTCATCTGCTTCGAGGTGGCCTACGACGGTCTGACTCGCGAGCCTGTCCAACGAGGCGCCCAGCTGCTGGCCGTCCAGACCAACAACGCGACGTTCGGCCGTACGGCGGAGTCCGAGCAGCAGCTGGCGATCTCACGCCTGCGCGCCATCGAGCACGGCCGTTCGGTCGTGCACATCTCGACGGTGGGCGTGAGCGGCCTCATCACCCCCGACGGTGTCGTGCACGACCGGTCGTCGCTCTTCACTCGCAAGGCTCTCGTCGGTCAGGTCCCGCTCCGCTCGGGGATGACTCTGGCTGATCGCTGGGGACAGGCTCCGGAGCTGATCGTGTGTGCTGTGGCCGCGCTGCTGCTCTTTCGAGCCGCGCGCCGCCGTCGCGACGATAAGGTGCGGGCTCGACCCGCTACGGCACCGCCGGCGGATCCCAACCTCCAGCCGCATCGTGAGAAGGATGTGCATGACCGCCTCTGA
- a CDS encoding polyprenol monophosphomannose synthase, producing MTASEGRSETSAASAPDRSPLSRVLVLIPTYNERENLPIIVRRVRAAVPQADVLVLDDGSPDGTGKVADELAGDDPQIKVMHRAGKEGLGAAYLAGFAEGLAQGYDALVEMDADGSHPPESLPAMLEAAADADLVIGSRWVPGGSVVNWPWHREALSRGGNLYIRVLLGMPVKDATAGYRVYRSSALREIGLDEVASAGYCFQTDLTWRTTRAGLTVVEVPIRFVEREIGDSKMDQNVVRESLTRITGWGAEYRWHQLRSLTRRR from the coding sequence ATGACCGCCTCTGAGGGACGCTCCGAGACTTCCGCTGCGTCCGCCCCCGACAGATCACCGCTGTCCCGGGTCCTCGTCCTCATCCCGACCTACAACGAGCGTGAGAACCTCCCGATCATCGTGCGACGGGTGCGGGCTGCCGTGCCACAGGCGGATGTCCTGGTCCTCGACGACGGCTCGCCCGACGGCACGGGCAAAGTCGCCGATGAGCTGGCCGGTGACGATCCTCAGATCAAGGTCATGCACCGGGCCGGCAAGGAGGGCCTCGGCGCCGCCTACCTCGCGGGCTTCGCCGAAGGTCTCGCGCAGGGTTACGACGCCCTCGTCGAGATGGATGCCGACGGCTCGCACCCTCCCGAGTCGTTGCCCGCCATGCTCGAGGCGGCAGCTGATGCCGACCTGGTGATCGGCTCGCGCTGGGTCCCCGGTGGCTCGGTCGTCAACTGGCCATGGCATCGCGAGGCCCTCAGCCGCGGCGGCAACCTCTACATCCGGGTGCTCCTGGGTATGCCTGTGAAGGACGCGACAGCGGGCTACCGCGTCTACCGTTCATCGGCCCTGCGAGAGATCGGTCTGGACGAGGTGGCTTCGGCCGGTTACTGCTTCCAGACCGACCTGACCTGGCGCACCACTCGCGCCGGCCTCACGGTCGTCGAGGTGCCGATCAGGTTCGTGGAGCGCGAGATCGGTGACTCCAAGATGGACCAGAACGTCGTCCGCGAGTCACTCACCCGCATCACGGGTTGGGGCGCGGAGTACCGCTGGCACCAGCTGCGTTCGCTGACCCGACGCCGCTGA
- a CDS encoding MFS transporter, translating to MTEAELAYAQTLTPSEQDHLQRRWYWYDWANSAYATTIAAVLISPYLTAVAKESACPGIEDGQTCHTNLNVLGVGIAPGSLAPFTITVSTLISAVVLIFIGAVADRSEHPTRLLGIFSWAGALTACMMFFISGTNWQLGVVLIILANVFFGASMIVYDALLIRIAPPDDRDRVSSRGWAFGYLGGGILLALNLVLLSLHDTLGISEGMSVRISLLSAGLWWAGFAIIPVLGLASLRGTVATPVERSAGVVRGSITQLATTFRELKHYPQTLSFLLAYLFFNDGIQTVIGSASLYGKEQLKFSDSQLVQTILLVQFVAFGGALLFGRLAREHGAKKLILWGLGLWVLVVLAAFFLPERAFMLWLALGLAIGIVLGGTQALSRSLYSQLIPRGRESEFFSLYQAMERGTSWFGTLLFGLVYQFAHSYRLSIVALMVFFVLGGYLLSKCDIREGIRAAGNQVPRVV from the coding sequence GTGACCGAGGCCGAGCTGGCGTACGCCCAGACCCTGACCCCGTCCGAGCAGGACCATCTCCAACGCCGTTGGTACTGGTACGACTGGGCGAACTCCGCATATGCCACCACCATCGCGGCGGTGCTGATCTCGCCGTACCTGACCGCGGTGGCCAAGGAGTCGGCGTGCCCAGGGATCGAGGACGGGCAGACCTGCCACACCAACCTCAATGTGCTCGGCGTGGGGATCGCGCCCGGGTCGCTGGCGCCGTTCACCATCACGGTGTCGACGCTGATCTCGGCCGTGGTGCTCATCTTCATCGGAGCGGTGGCCGACCGGTCGGAGCACCCGACGCGGCTGCTCGGGATCTTCTCCTGGGCGGGTGCCCTGACCGCCTGCATGATGTTCTTCATCAGCGGGACCAACTGGCAGCTCGGTGTCGTCCTGATCATCCTGGCCAACGTCTTCTTCGGCGCGTCGATGATCGTCTACGACGCGCTCCTGATCCGGATTGCGCCGCCCGACGACCGCGACCGCGTCTCGTCCCGCGGCTGGGCGTTCGGCTACCTGGGCGGTGGCATCCTGCTGGCGCTCAACCTGGTGCTGCTGAGCCTGCACGACACGTTGGGCATCTCGGAGGGCATGTCGGTCCGGATCAGTCTGCTGAGCGCCGGGTTGTGGTGGGCCGGCTTCGCGATCATTCCGGTCCTCGGGCTGGCCTCCCTGCGCGGCACCGTCGCGACACCCGTCGAGCGGTCCGCCGGCGTGGTGCGTGGCAGCATCACCCAGCTGGCTACGACATTCCGCGAGCTGAAGCACTATCCGCAGACGTTGAGCTTCTTGCTGGCGTACCTGTTCTTCAACGATGGCATCCAGACGGTTATCGGCAGCGCCAGTCTTTATGGCAAGGAACAGCTGAAGTTCTCCGACAGCCAGCTGGTGCAGACCATTCTGCTGGTCCAGTTCGTGGCGTTCGGTGGCGCGCTGCTCTTCGGCCGGCTGGCCAGGGAGCACGGCGCCAAGAAGCTCATCCTGTGGGGACTCGGCCTGTGGGTCCTCGTCGTCCTGGCGGCGTTCTTCCTGCCGGAGCGAGCCTTCATGCTGTGGCTCGCCCTCGGCCTGGCGATCGGCATCGTGCTCGGCGGCACGCAGGCTCTGTCGCGCTCGCTCTACAGCCAGCTCATCCCCCGCGGTCGCGAGTCGGAGTTCTTCAGCCTTTACCAGGCCATGGAGCGCGGTACGAGCTGGTTCGGAACATTGCTGTTCGGTCTCGTCTACCAGTTCGCGCACTCTTATCGACTGTCGATCGTTGCCCTCATGGTGTTCTTCGTACTCGGCGGATATCTGCTGTCCAAGTGCGACATCCGTGAGGGAATTCGGGCCGCAGGCAACCAGGTCCCGCGCGTCGTCTGA
- a CDS encoding RNA polymerase-binding protein RbpA encodes MAERSLRGTNLSTLSLESDDGVAFSERQIVRYSCSEGHISELPFSVEADVPSLWECRCGLEAKLIDGPEPERKPTKPQRTHWDMLLERRSIPELEELLEERLALLRASRGEKPRRKRTA; translated from the coding sequence ATGGCAGAGCGTTCACTTCGAGGGACGAACCTCAGCACGCTGTCGCTGGAGTCCGACGATGGTGTTGCGTTCAGCGAGCGTCAGATCGTCCGCTACTCCTGCTCGGAAGGCCACATCAGCGAGCTGCCGTTCTCGGTCGAGGCCGATGTACCGTCCCTCTGGGAGTGCCGGTGCGGCCTGGAGGCCAAGCTGATCGATGGGCCTGAGCCGGAGCGCAAGCCCACCAAGCCGCAGCGTACCCACTGGGACATGCTGCTGGAGCGTCGCTCCATCCCCGAGCTCGAAGAGCTCCTCGAGGAGCGCCTCGCTCTCCTCCGCGCCTCGCGTGGCGAGAAGCCGCGCCGCAAGCGCACCGCCTGA
- a CDS encoding FxsA family protein yields the protein MANSASGPRRRSGLGRLLRAAPLLVLLLEVLVLILVARAIGWWTLPALLVLSFIGLIVISRTGRRSWREMRDLGRTGKAPERSASDAVINVIGGVLLLVPGFVTAVIGLVLLIPASHRPVRRLASFLAARGVWQAAGVRVYGGAGRSFGGGVVPGQVVQDDQTPPTRSPGPAPSDPSEPRVIEGRIVDED from the coding sequence ATGGCCAACAGCGCCTCAGGGCCGCGGCGCCGTTCGGGGCTTGGCAGGTTGTTGCGCGCGGCGCCCCTGCTGGTCCTCCTGCTCGAAGTGCTCGTGCTGATCCTCGTCGCGCGCGCCATCGGCTGGTGGACCTTGCCGGCGCTGCTCGTGCTGTCGTTCATCGGCCTGATCGTGATCTCTCGGACCGGCCGCCGCTCGTGGCGCGAGATGCGCGACCTGGGACGAACCGGCAAGGCTCCGGAGCGCAGCGCCTCGGACGCGGTCATCAACGTGATCGGTGGAGTCCTGCTCCTGGTGCCGGGCTTCGTCACCGCTGTCATCGGACTCGTCCTGCTCATTCCCGCCAGCCACCGACCCGTGCGCCGTCTCGCATCGTTCCTCGCGGCCCGCGGTGTCTGGCAGGCAGCCGGCGTCCGCGTCTATGGCGGTGCCGGCCGCTCCTTCGGTGGCGGGGTCGTCCCGGGACAGGTGGTCCAGGACGATCAGACGCCGCCGACGCGCAGCCCTGGTCCGGCGCCATCGGATCCGTCCGAGCCCCGAGTCATCGAGGGCCGGATCGTGGACGAGGACTGA
- a CDS encoding FAD-dependent oxidoreductase: MSTITRRALLGGSVGVGAVTALATRSSYAAPGVRLTAAPTTADWTAFARTLNGSVFLPGSSQYASTKLLFSTRYDGSTPAAVVQVASQGDIQKSMAFATRYGLKVAARSGGHSYIGASAANGTMVLDTRHYAWVTYNASNQTAQVFSGAGLYTVHNTLAAHGRTIPTGTCPTVGAAGLTMGGGLGVESRQWGLTADRLTSVNLVLADGRSVTASATQNSDLFWAMRGGGGGNIAFLTAMTFNTHATSSKGIFSLTFPSSAASQVLTRWNTWNRATYYSRWSNVHVDALGNGNIAVRILGVVNAGAEHTAADSLISAIGVRPTASSYRQLGYMDAVRYVGGGSTSSRQGFAGGSDVIWTLSSTVANLILGAVSARSRAGRTGSALIDPLDGAVNQPAATATAFPWRDHTASVQWYVGVTSSSAYTSAYSWINQAHTMMAPQSAGAYVNYLETGQAASRYYGVNLARMAQLRQTYDPNRRLYSGVTI, translated from the coding sequence ATGAGCACGATCACGCGCAGAGCGCTTCTGGGGGGATCAGTCGGGGTTGGCGCAGTCACCGCCCTGGCGACACGTTCGTCGTACGCCGCACCAGGCGTACGGCTCACAGCAGCACCGACCACGGCGGACTGGACCGCCTTCGCACGCACGCTGAACGGGTCGGTGTTCTTGCCGGGCTCGTCGCAGTACGCCTCGACCAAGCTGTTGTTCAGCACCCGCTACGACGGGTCCACGCCGGCCGCCGTCGTGCAGGTCGCCAGCCAGGGGGACATCCAGAAGTCGATGGCCTTCGCGACGAGGTACGGCCTGAAAGTTGCCGCCCGTAGCGGCGGCCACTCCTACATCGGTGCGTCGGCGGCCAACGGGACGATGGTGCTCGACACCCGTCACTACGCCTGGGTGACCTACAACGCGAGCAACCAGACAGCACAGGTCTTTTCGGGCGCCGGTCTCTACACGGTCCACAACACACTCGCCGCACACGGACGTACGATCCCGACCGGCACCTGCCCGACGGTGGGGGCCGCCGGACTGACGATGGGTGGCGGCCTCGGCGTCGAGTCGCGGCAGTGGGGCCTGACCGCTGATCGGCTCACCAGCGTCAACCTGGTGCTCGCGGACGGCCGGTCGGTCACGGCGTCGGCGACCCAGAACTCCGACCTGTTCTGGGCCATGCGAGGTGGCGGCGGCGGCAACATCGCCTTCCTGACCGCGATGACGTTCAACACGCACGCGACGTCCTCCAAGGGGATCTTCTCGCTGACCTTCCCCTCCAGCGCCGCGTCGCAAGTCCTGACCCGCTGGAACACCTGGAACCGCGCCACCTACTACTCGCGCTGGTCCAACGTGCACGTGGATGCGCTCGGCAACGGAAACATCGCGGTGCGCATCCTCGGCGTCGTCAACGCCGGCGCCGAGCACACGGCTGCCGACAGCCTCATCAGCGCGATCGGCGTCCGACCGACGGCGAGCAGCTATCGCCAGCTCGGCTACATGGATGCGGTGCGCTACGTCGGTGGCGGTTCGACGTCCTCCCGCCAGGGCTTCGCTGGCGGCTCCGATGTGATCTGGACGCTGTCGAGCACGGTCGCCAATCTGATCCTCGGTGCAGTGTCCGCACGTTCTCGTGCCGGCCGCACGGGCTCGGCGCTGATCGATCCGCTGGACGGCGCGGTCAACCAACCGGCAGCAACCGCAACGGCATTCCCGTGGCGGGACCACACGGCGTCTGTCCAGTGGTACGTCGGCGTCACCTCGTCCAGTGCGTACACGTCCGCCTACTCCTGGATCAACCAGGCGCACACGATGATGGCCCCGCAGTCCGCGGGTGCCTACGTCAACTACCTCGAGACCGGGCAGGCCGCCTCCCGCTACTACGGGGTCAACCTGGCGCGGATGGCTCAGCTGCGCCAGACGTACGACCCGAACCGACGGTTGTACTCCGGTGTGACCATCTGA